CCCTTCAACCCCTTCGGTCTCTGCATCTTCAGCGGAGAAAAAGCCTCCATCGGGGTGTCTCATATCGCGGAGGATATAGTCTAAAATCTCTTCGGTCACCTTCCGGTATTTTTCTTTTTGGGTATAGCGCCAGGCGTCGAGGTAAGCTCCGGCTAAGATGGCATTGTCGTAGAGCATCTTTTCAAAGTGGGGAACCACCCACTTTTCATCGACGCTGTAGCGGGAAAACCCTCCCCCGACATGGTCATAAATCCCTCCGAGATGCATCCTCTCGAGGGTTTTTTCGGCAAAAAAGAGGGGGCGGGGGTCGTTATAGGTTTTGGCATAGTTTAAGAAGAATTGGCACTGGTAGCCAACGGGAAATTTGGGCGCTCCTTGCATCCCTCCATAAATGGGGTCAGCTGTTTCAAAAAGACTTTCCAACGCCTCATCCAAAGTCCCCTCTGTTGGCACTTCTTCTCCCCGGGTCATCACCGATTTTTCGAAAAGATCAACGAGCTTATTGGCCTGGTCAAAAAGGAGCTCTTTTTCTTCACTCGCCCACAGCTCCCGGATGTGGCGGACAAGCTGTTTCATCCCCATCATCCCCTGCCGCTCTTCTGGAGGAAGGTAGGCTGCCGCATAAAAGGGCTTTAGCTCGGGAGTAAGGATCAAGTTGAGGGGCCACCCCGTTCCTGAAGCCATCAGAGCCTGGGCAAATTCCATGTAGAGGCTATCGATTTCTGGGAGCTCTTCACGATCGACCTTAATGTTCGCAAAAAGGGCGTTCATCTCCGCTGCAATCTCAGGATCATCGAACGATTCGCGGCTCATCACATGGCACCAGTGGCAGGTGGCATACCCGATCGAAAGGAAGATCGGTCGCCCTTCTGCGCGGGCCTTTTCAAAAGCCTCTTCTCCCCAGGGATACCAGTCAACCGGGTTGTGGGCATGTTGGAGGAGATAGGGAGACTTTTCCTTGATGAGGCGATTTGTCATAGGCTAAAAAAGACCGAGGTATTTTGCAAAATAGTAAGCGATAACGAGGACGCCAACACCAACCGCTCCCCAAAGGAGGTTGGGAAGCCATTTGACACCCCCTCCCATGCTGTTTCTCCTCTCCAACGTTCCAATTCCATAAGAAAACTCTTGTTTTTCCTGCTCAAGCTTCACCGCTCCGGGGTGCTCCTCTATGAGTTTTTCCCCATCGAGCTCT
Above is a genomic segment from Candidatus Neptunochlamydia vexilliferae containing:
- a CDS encoding helix-turn-helix domain-containing protein, with protein sequence MNEDVKKLGELFKSKRKELNLSLKEVENATSIRTSHLEAIEEGKKDRFLSPVYMLGFMRQYAKFLELDGEKLIEEHPGAVKLEQEKQEFSYGIGTLERRNSMGGGVKWLPNLLWGAVGVGVLVIAYYFAKYLGLF